A region of the Nocardia nova SH22a genome:
CGCATCGGTAGGGAAAAGTTCGGCACCGACATTTCGGATCCTGCCGAACGGTCCCGTCCCGCGCGCGTTTCCGAAAGACGCTGTTATTTCGATGGCCGCCATCGCCGCGACCGGATGTCACCGCAGGTCACGGTTCGTGTGATCGGTGACGGCCCAGGAGATTCCGCCGCTCGGGCGCACCTCGGTCACGGCGGTGACCATTTGCCCGGTAAGGCCGGGTGCGAAATCGCGGAACGCGAATCATGATCGCTAATCCGATATCGAATGCCACTTCGCCCGGTGACGGTTTCGGATCGGCGCCCGGCCGCGCTTCTCGTTCGGCGGCAACGATATTGCTTCGCGGGCACCGCATCCTGGTCGCGGCGCCGATGATGTTCGCCAGCGCGGCCCGGTGCGGCGTTCTAAGCTCGGGTCCGTGGGAAACGAGAACGTCCGGGCCTCGGACGCGGACCGCGAGAAGATCGTCGAGCGATTGCGCTCGGCGATGAACGAGGGGCGCCTGAATCTGGCCGAGTTCGACGATCGCGTCCAGCAGGTCTACGCCGCTCGTACCTACGGCGAACTGTCGCCGATCCTGTCGGATCTGCCCGCCGTCCGCGAACAGGTCCGCCCGCCGCGGACGGGACCGGTTCCGCCCTGGGTGCTGATCATGTGGACGCCGTGGGTGTTCGTCAACGCGCTGTGCCTCCTGATCTGGGTCGCCACCGGCGGCGGGTACTTCTGGCCGTTCTGGGTGGCGGTGCCGTGGGGGCTGGCGCTGTGCATCCCCACGGCCATCGGCGTCATCACCGGACGCCCGCCGGAGAAGGGCGCGCGGCGTCACCACGGCGATCGGGAGCACTGACCGGCGGCCCGCGCCGATACGCAGACGGCCCGCCGGATCGGAATCGATCCGGCGGGCCGTACTCCCTGCAGGGGTCGGGTCAGCCCTTGTGGGCCTTGACCGCCTCGGTCAGCTGCGGGGCGACGTTGAACAGGTCGCCGACGATGCCGTAGTCGCTGATCTCGAAGATCGGCGCCTCTTCGTCCTTGTTGACCGCGACGATCGTCTTCGAGGTCTGCATACCGGCCCGGTGCTGGATGGCGCCGGAGATGCCCAGGGCCACGTACAGCTGCGGGGAGACCGTCTTACCGGTCTGGCCGACCTGGAACTGGCCCGGGTAGTAGCCCGAGTCGACAGCGGCACGCGAGGCGCCGACCGCGGCGCCCAGCGCGTCGGCCAGCGGCTCGATGACCTTGTGGAAGTTGTCCTCCGAGCCGACGCCGCGACCACCGGAGACCACGATGGTGGCCTCGGTGAGCTCCGGACGATCGCCACCGACGACGGGCTCACGCGAGGTCACCTTGGTGACGCCCTCTTCCTGAGCCGGGACCTCGACGGTGACCTTCTCACCGGCGGCGGCCTGCGGGGCGGCCTCGACGGCGCCCGGGCGCACCGAGATCACCGGCACATCGCCGGTGGCCTTGGCGTCGACGGTGAACGCGCCACCGAAGATGGAGTGGGTGGCCGAACCGTCGGCCTTGACGTCGATGACGTCGACCAGCAGGCCGGAGCCGATGCGGGCGGCCAGGCGACCCGACACCTCCTTGCCCTCGGCGGACGCGGCGACCAGCACGGCGGCCGGGGCGGCGGCCTCGACCAGACCGGCCAGCACATCGACCTTCGGGGTCACCAGGAAGCCGTCGACATCGTCGGACTCGGCGACGTAGATCTTCTCCGCACCGGCGGCGGCCAGCGCGTCGGCGATCTTGTCGGCCGAACCGGGCGCGCCCAGCACGACCGCGGCCGGGGTGCCCAGCGAGCGGGCGGCGGTGAGGAGTTCGGTGGTGACCTTCTTGGGGGCACCTTCAGCGTGCTCGACGAGCACAAGTACTTCTGCCATGGATATTTCTCCTATTGAGACTCTCGTCCGGCTGGCGAAGCCGGAGCGCCGCTAAGGGGTGACTCAGATGATCTTCTGGCCGACCAGGTACTGCGCGACCTGGTTGCCGCCCTCGCCCTCGTCGACGGTCTTCTCACCCGCGGTGCGCGGCGGCTTCGGGGTGACACCGGTGACCGCGGTGCCGGCGTTCGCGACGCCCACGGTCGACGGGTCGATGCCCAGATCGGCCAGCGTGAAGGTCTGCACTTCCTTCTTCTTGGCGGCCATGATGCCCTTGAAGGACGGGAAGCGCGGCTCGTTGATCTTCTCGGTGACCGAGACGATGGCGGGCAGGTTCGCCTCGAGCTTGAACACGCCCTCGTCGGTCTCGCGCTCGCCGGAGATCTTCTCGCCGTCGACGGTCAGCTTGCGCAGGTGCGTGAGCTGCGGGATGCCGAGGTACTCGGCGATGATGGCCGGGACCGCGCCCGCGCGGCCGTCGGTGGCCTCGTTACCGGCGATGACGAGTTCGATGCCTTCGATCTGGCCCAGCGCACCGGCCAGCACCCACGCGGTCTGCACCGCGTCGGAGCCCTTGATCGCGTCGTCCTTGACGTGGATGGCCTTGTCGGCACCCATGGACAGCGCCTTGCGGATGGCCTCGGTGGCGCGCTCGGGACCCATGGCGAGAACGGTGACCTCGCCGCCCTGGGCTTCCTTGATCAGCAGGGCCTCTTCGACGGCACGCTCGTTGATCTCGTCCAGGATCGCATCGGCGGCCTCCCGGTCGAGGGTGTAGTCACCATCGGTCAGCTTGCGCTCGGACCAGGTGTCGGGAACCTGCTTGATCAGTACGACGATGTTCGGCATTGGTCTTCGTCGACCTCCTGTTCTGGTGGCACGTGAGGTGGGGTCGCACGATCGGCTGGCCGTACGTCCACTGGAAAAAGCTCCATCACTGGGAAAAGCTCCGATCGGGAGATTACCCTACATTAAGTTACTCGCGGGTAACTTACGGTGTGATGTTCTGCATGCCCGGTCCGGACGTTGCTGTGATACGCGCAACCGCTAACGTCGACCCAATGAGTGAGGCTGTCGCCTCCCCGGTGAGCGGGGAGTCTGCCCAGGTGGAGCCGTTGCCGCTGACCGGTGAACGGACCGTGCCCGGCATCGCGGAGGAGAACTACTGGTTCCGACGGCACGAGATCGTCTACGCGCGGCTGCTCGGGCGGTGCACCGGCGCAACGGTTCTGGAGGCCGGATCCGGAGAGGGCTACGGCGCGAACATGATCGCCGGGGTCGCCGCCGAGGTGATCGGCCTGGACTACGACAGCGGTGCGGTCGAGCACGTGCGCGCGGCCTATCCGCGGGTGCGGATGATCCAGGGGAATCTGGCCGAGCTGCCGCTCGACGACGCCTCGGTGGATGTGGTCGTGAATTTCCAGGTCATCGAACATCTCTGGGATCAGGGACAGTTCCTGCGCGAGTGCCTGCGGGTGCTGCGCCCGGGCGGTGAACTGCTGATCAGCACGCCCAACCGGATCACCTTCTCGCCCGGCCGCGATACGCCGTTGAACCCCTTCCACACTCGCGAACTCGACGCCGCCGAACTCTCGGAACTGCTGGTGGCGTCCGGATTCCGGGTCGATCTGATGGCGGGCGTGCACCACGGTCCCGAGCTGGTCGCCCTCGACGAGCGGTGGGGCGGTTCGTTCATCGACGCCCAGATCGAGCGGGCGCTGGCGGGGGAGCCCTGGCCCGCCGAGCTGACCGCGGCGGTGGCCGGGGTGCGCACCGACGATTTCGATGTGCGGCCGGTCCCGCCCGCCCGTGGTGAGGAGGTCGCGCGCGCCTGGGACACCGATATCGACGCCAGCCTCGATCTGGTCGCCATCGCGGTGAAGCCGTGACCGATTCGCGGGCGGTGCCGGGGCAGTTCACCCTGGTCCTGCATTCCCATCTGCCGTGGCTGGTCCATCACGGCCGCTGGCCGGTCGGTGAGGAATGGCTGTACCAATCCTGGGCGGCGTCCTATCTGCCCGTGGCGAAGGTGCTGAGAACCCTTGCTGCGGAAGGCCGTTCGCATCTGCTGAGCTTCGGTATCACGCCGGTGCTGGCCGAGCAGCTCGACGATCCGCACGCGCTGGCCGCGATGCATCACTGGCTGGGGAACTGGCAGATGCGCGCCGACGAGGCCTCGATGGCGGGCAAGCGCGAACTCGGCGCGTATGAGCACGCCCTCGCGGCCGAAGCGCTGGCCGATTTCGAGCAGCGGTGGCGGCACGGCGGATCGCCGGTGTGGCGTGAACTGATCGATGCCGGGGCGATCGAACTGCTCGGCGGGCCGTTGGCCCACCCGTTCCAGCCGCTGCTGGATTCCCGGCTGCGCGGATTCCAGCTGCGCGAGGGGCTGGCCGACGCCCGGCATCGCTGGGGACATACGCCCGCCGGGATCTGGGCGCCGGAGTGCGGCTTCACCCCCGGCATGGAACAGGGCTACGCCGACGCCGGTGTGACGCATTTCATGGTCGACGGTCCCGCCCTGCGCGGCAACACCACACTGGGCCGCCCCGTGTGGGACAGCGATGTGGTGGCCTTCGGGCGCGATCTGCAGGTCAGCTACCGGGTGTGGTCACCGAAATCCGGATATCCCGGGCAGAGCCACTACCGCGACTTCCACCACTACGACCACGACACCGGTCTGAAACCGGCCCGGGTGACCGGCAAGACGGTGGCCGGTCCGGACAAGGCTCCCTACGATCCCGCGGCCGCCGCCACGGCGATCGAGCGCGATGTGGCCGATTTCGTCGAGACCGTGCGACAGCGCCTGATCGGCGAATCCGAGCGCATCGGACGGCCCGCGCTGGTGGTCGCCGCCTTCGACACCGAACTGTTCGGGCACTGGTGGCACGAGGGCCCGCAGTGGCTCGAACAGGTGTTGCGCGCACTGCCGGAGGCGGGTGTCACCGTCGGCACCCTGGCCGACGCGCGGGCCAACGGATTCGTCGGTGAGCCGGTGGAACTCGCCGATTCCTCCTGGGGTTCGGGTAAGGACTGGCGGGTGTGGGCCGGGGATCAGGTCCAGGACCTGGTCGAGCTGAACGCCGAGGTCGTGCGGACCGCGCTGGACACCCTCGACAAGATGGCCGCGCACTCCGACGGATTACGCGATCCGATCGCCGACCAGCTGGTCCGCGAGGCGATCCTCACGGTGTCCAGCGACTGGGCGTTCATGGTCAGCAAGGACTCCGCGGCGGGGTACGCCCGCGACCGCGCGCACGAGCACGCCCACGCCGTCCGCGAGCTCGCGGGGGCGGTCACCTCGGGCCAACTCGCCAAAGCGAGGGAGTTGGCGGCAGGATGGTATGCGGCCGACGGATTCTTTCCCGCTCTGGACGCGCGGCGACTCGACGCACGAGGGACGGACCTACCCGGACTCGGTCACCGCGCGGCGGGAGCAACAGAAGGACCGGCATGAAGATCTTGATGGTGTCGTGGGAGTACCCACCGGTGGTAGTCGGCGGGCTCGGTCGCCACGTCCATCATCTGGCGGTCGAACTGGCCGCCGCCGGACACGAGGTCGTCGTGCTGGCCCGCCGTCCGATGGGCACCGACGCGACCACCCATCCCACCCACACGTTCATCGAGGACCGGGTGCTGGTGGTCGCGGTCGCCGAGGATCCGCCCGCCTTCGATTTCGGCGAGGACATGCTCGCCTGGACGCTGGCCATGGGGCACGCGATGGTGCGGGCCGGTATCGCGCTGAGCAAACCCGGAATCGCCGACGGCTGGACCCCGGACGTGGTGCACGCCCACGACTGGCTGGTCGCGCATTCGGCGATCGCGCTGGCCGAGCACTACGACGTGCCGCTGGTCTCGACCATCCACGCCACCGAGGCCGGGCGGCACAGCGGCTGGGTGTCCGGCCGGGTCAACAGGCAGGTCCATTCGGTGGAGTGGTGGCTCGCCCGCGAATCCGACGCGCTGATCACCTGTTCGGCGTCGATGCAGGACGAGGTGGACAGCCTCTACGGTCCCGGACTGGTGCCGGTGACCGTGATCCGCAACGGAATCGACGTGGGGGCGTGGACATTTCGCGACCGCGCACCGCGCTCGGGGCCACCGCGGCTGCTGTACGTCGGACGGCTCGAATACGAGAAGGGCATCCAGGACGCGATCGCCGCGCTGCCGCGGATCCGCCGGGCGCATCCGGGCACCACACTCACCATCGCCGGGGTCGGCACCCAGTTCGAGTGGTTGCGCGAGCGCGCCCGGGTGCACCGGGTGGCACGGGCGGTGAATTTCGCCGGGCGCCTGGACCATACGGAACTGCTGGGCTGGCTGCACGGCGCCGACGCGATCGTGCTGCCGAGCCGCTACGAACCGTTCGGCATCGTCGCGCTCGAGGCCGCCGCGGCCGGTACGCCGCTGGTCACCTCGACCGCCGGTGGGCTGGGTGAGCTGGTGGTCGACGGCGTCACCGGCGCCTCCTTCGAACCCGCGGACGTGACCGGACTGGTCGAGGCGGTGACCGCGGTGCTCGACGATCCGGTGGCCGCCCAGCAGCGCGCCTACGCCGCACACGCGCGACTGACCGCCGATTTCGCCTGGGATGTGGTGGCGGCGGAGACGATCCAGGTCTATCAGGCCGCCAAGCGCCGGGTCCGCAACCCGCTGGGCCGCCCGGTGATCACCGAACGCCCGCTGCCGGAACGGGATCCGAACAACCCGCTGTAATCGGGCGGGGCGGCGAACCCGGGGAAACGCGCTGGTTAACGCTCGGTGTGACGGGCGTCTCGTTCACCGGACTGGCATCGGCACGAAACTTAGGCGTCGCCCCGATGCCCGATCCGCCTGGCTTCATCGACGCATGACGCCATCGTCCGTGCTGACCGCGACCCGCACGACAGGCCCAGGGGCTGCTCGGCCGCAGTACTCCCTGGTTGTGTCTTCCGATCTCGACCACCGCCGCGCCGCGCAGCGCCTGCGGTACCGGGTCTTCGCCGACGAGCCCGGCTTCGACATCCCGGACAACGCCGAGGGGCTGGATGCCGACCTGTTCGACGACCACTGCGACCATCTACTGGTCCGCGACGATCTCACCGACCGGTTCGTCGGCTGCTACCGGATGCTGCCGCCGGACAAGGTGCGCGCGGCCGGTGGGTACTACACCGCCACCGAATTCGACTTGAGCGCAATGGATCCCGAGGGGCAGCGGATCGTCGAGATGGGCCGCGCCTGCGTGGTTCCCGACCATCGCAACGGTTCGGTGCTGACCCTGATGTGGGCGGGCATCCTGCACTACATCCAGCTCACCGGATACGACTGGGTGATGGGCTGCGTCTCGGTCCCGATGCGTGACACCCCCGCCGATCCGCCCGGCATGAATGTGGCCGCGGTGCGAAACATGCTGCTGAGCAAGCACGCCGGCGATCCGCAGCGCCGGGTGCGCCCGTACCGGCCGGTGCTGGTGGACGGCCGGCCGCTGGACGAGGTCGACGCGCCCGCCCGCCCGAAACTGCCGCCGCTGCTGCGCGGATATCTGCGGCTGGGAGCCGAGATCTGCGGTGAACCGGCCCACGATCCCGACTTCGGTGTGGCCGATTTCGTCGCCCTGCTGGGGCTGGAAACGATCAACACGCGCTATCTGGAACGCCTGCAGAGTGCCGCGGGCGCCATGGACGCAGGAGCGGCGCAGGCCGCCGATCGGGGAGGTGCATGATGCCGGTTCACAGCGAATTATCGGGCAGCGCAGCGGTTTCCATCGTCGACAACAGCGTGGAAACGACGGCTCCGTCCCGCGAACCCGCGGCTTCGGTGCCGCGCGGAGCCCAGTCGCCGGTCGAGCCCGCCGCCGCGGCCCGGGGTGGGTTGTCGTGCCCTCCGGCCGCTCCGGTGCACGCCTGGATGCCGGTCAGCCCGTGTGAGCCGCGGTGTGTGGCGGGCCCGCATGCCGCGGGGCCGCTGCGTACCTCGGTCCGGGTGGCGGGGGTGGTGGGTCTGCTGGCCGCGTTCCCGGTGATCAATCTGATGACGCCGCGCTCGCGGCGTTCCGGTCTGCACCGGCGCTGTGCCCGCGCGCTGTTGCGGTGCTGCGGAATCGAATTGCGGATCGTCGACCGGCGCACCACCGCGGCCGCGACGGCGCCGGTGGTCCGTGACGCGGTGGTCGATCCCGGAATGCTCGTGGTCGCGGGCCATGTCGGCTGGACCGATGTGCTGGCGCTGGCCGCGGTCTCACCCATGGGGTTCGTCGCGCGCGCCGATCTCGTCTCCTGGCCGCTGCTCGGCCGGTTGGCGCGGTCGATGCGGGTGATCCCGATCGAGCGCGAGCGGCTGCGGCAGTTGCCGGAGGTGATCGCGGCGATGTCGGCACGGCTGGCGGCGGGTGAGCGCGTCGGGGTCTTCCCGGAGGGCACCACCTGGTGCGGCCGGGCGCACGGGCGGCTGCGCCCGGCCCTGTTCCAGGCCGCGGTGGACACCGCGACGCCGGTGCAGCCGATCCGCCTGCGCTATCTGGACCGCGACGGCGAGATCTCCACGATCCCGGGATTCGTCGGCGTGGACACCTTCCTCGATTCGGCCCGCCGGGTACTGCGGTCCCGCGGTGTCGTCGCCGAACTCGTGCTGCTGCCGGCCGAGACGCCGGGCGCCGATCGCCACGATCTGGCCCGCCGCTGTGACCAGGCCGTCCGCGGCCGCACCGAAGTGCACATCGACGCGCATGCCACCGCCGTGGGCACCGGGCCCACTCGCGAAATCGTCCTCGCCGAGCCAGAATCCGCGCACTCGGCCTGAGCCACCCGGCCGCTCAGTCGCGCGGCACCAGGCGGTGCGCGGTGAGCACGATGTGGTCGACGCGGCTGCGCGTGGCCGTGTGCTGCCCTTTCAACCGCCGGAACTCGTCGACGAACTGCACGGCCAGATCACGGAGTTTGGTGTTGGTTTCCTGCGAGCGCCAGCTCAGCACCCGGAACGCCTGATCGGGGCTGATCCCGTAGGCGAGGACCAGCGCCCCCTTGGCCTGCTCGATCACCGCCCGGGCCTCGATCAGGTCGGGCAGCACCTCCGATATCGCCTCGTTGCGTTCGCCCGCGATCGTCTCGGTGATGTCGACGAAGAAACCGCAGGTGCCGATGATCGTGCCCGCGTCGTCGGCGAGATGATCGCCGACCACGATGATGTCGCGGGACTGCCCGTCGCTGTCGACGATGCGGTGCTGTCCGCAGATCGGGTCGCCGGTCTCGAGAGCCGTGGCGATGCTGTCCGCCATGCGTTCGCGGTCGTCGGGGTGTTTGTGCGACAACAGCAGGTCGGTGGAGGGTTCGGTGTCGGCGGGGTAGCCGTACATCCGGGCCACCTCCTCCGACCACTCCCAGCGCTGGTCGGCGAACCAGAACCGGAACCAGCCGACGCCGCCGCACGGCTCCGCGCCGAGGACGGTTGTCACGAGATCGAGCTCTGCGGCGGCGGGCCGCGGTTCCGTACTCACCGTCACAGTATCCGTCGGACCGCGATCACCCCGCATACCAGGTCGGACGAGGGGCCTCGCGGAGGCGAGGTTTCCGGTTTGGTGCGCGGGTTTCGGGGCATTTCGAAACATGCGAGTGTCGACCCGCGCCGAATCGGCGCCGGTGATGCTCGCGGTCCGAGGCGGCGCGGTGTGCGCGGCCCGGACCGGCCGTTCGACATCGAGAGGACCGGATCGTTCGTGGTTGCGCTGCTTGTGGGGATCGGGTTCGTCTCGCTGATCGTCATCTCGATGTACGCGGTGGTGGTCGCGGTGTGGTCGGCGAGACTGCGCAGCCGGTACGCGACCCCCGCCCGCCGCGCGTCGAGCCGCGCGCGGCTGGTCGCGAAAACCGTTGTGAGCCAGTCCTTCGGCCCGGAGCGCGCCGCCGCGGACGCCATGCGGTGATTCGCGTGCCGCGATGACCGGCGCCCCGGGTACATCGGGCGGTGCGGACCGGCGTCGGCTACGATCAGCTCGCCTCACGGTCGAGCAACAGGCCGCTGAGCAAGTCGGCGTGCGCTCAGGCCGCCACTTCTTCGATCGGAGGCAGCATTGTCGAAACGTGCCGCTCCTGGCACGGTCGTCTCCCGCTCGTCCATGGTCGGTCTGTCGATTCCGAGAGGGCGCGACATCTCGGCTCGCGCGGTGCCGCGCGTACCCACCGATACTCGGGCGGGCAACCCTCGTGGTGGGGATCGGTCCGCCGACCTCTCCGCGTCGGCATCGCTGCCGTCGGCCGGACGCGCGGCGCCCATCGGGCAGACGATTCTGCTCGTGGAGGACGATCCGGGTGATGCCCTGCTGGTCGAGGAACTCGTGGCCGACGGCGCGCTCGGCGCGCGGCTGGAACACGTGCGGTCGCTGTCCGAAGCGGGTGCCTGGCTGGCCGCGAGACTGCCCGATTGTGTTCTGCTGGACCTGAATCTGCCCGATTCGCAGGGACTGGACGCGCTCGCTCAGCTGCGCGAATACACCGATCAGGTCGCGGTCGTGGTGATGACCGGACTGGACGAGGAACAGACCGGGCTGGCCGCGATGGCGGCCGGCGCCGAGGACTATCTGGTCAAGGGCCGGGTCGAACCGGAGTGGTTCGGTCGCGCCGTGCGGTACGCGATTCAGCGCAAGCAGGCCGAGCGCACGGCCACCGCGTTGCGCGCGACGACGATGCGGGCCCAGGAGAACGCCCGTCTGGAGCGTGGTCTGCTGCCCAAACCGCTGCTGCGCGGCGAACCGGTCATCGATGTGGTCTCGCGATACCGGCCGGGCCGGGCCTACTCGCTGCTGGGCGGCGATTTCTACGACGTGATCCAGGAGGCCGACGGCACCGTCCACGCGCTGATCGGCGATGTGGCCGGTCACGGACCGGACGAGGCGGCGATCGGCGTCGGCCTGCGGCTGGCCTGGCGCACCCTCGTATTGAGCGGCGTCACCGGGCCCCGGCAATTGGAGCTGCTCGAGCAGGTGCTCGTCGCCGAGCGGACCGGCCCGCAGATCTTCGCGACCCTCACCGCCCTGTACGCCCCGCCCGGGCGCGGACAGGTGCAGGTGATCCGCGCCGGACATCCCGGCATGCTGGTACGCCGGCCCGGCGGCACCGAATGGCTCGAGGTCCGCGGCGGCCCGGCGCTCGGATTCGTCCCGGGCCGCGCGGACTGGCCGGTGCATCACGTCGACGTACCGGTGGGCACCGGCCTGGTGCTGTTCACCGACGGCCTGTTCGAGGCGCGGACCAGCACCGACGGCATGCGCCTGGAGGAGGAGGGCCTGCTGTCGATGGCGGCCGCGGTATCGCTGGACGATCCCGCGGACTACCTGGACGAGTTGTTGGGCCGAGTCGAGGACGCTGCCGCCCCGGCGGGAGGTCTGGACGACGACGTGGCCGTGGTCTATCTGCGCTGGCGCGAACGTGGGAACGAGCGGGAGCGGTGACCGCGACGCGACGCCGTGACGGGGTCGTCGGACGCTTCACCGTGCAGGCGTGGTTCCAGATCGTGCTGGGGCTGATGATCGTGATCATCGTCCTCGGCGCGGTCGTGGCCGGGCAGGTCATCGCACGGACGAACGCGGTGACCGATCGGCTGCTCGATCGCACCCAGCCCACCGCCACCGAGGCGTACCGGCTGCAGGCGGCGCTGGTCAATCAGGAGACCGGTCTGCGTGGTTTCGCGGTCGCCGGTGATCCGCAGTTCCTCGAGCCGTACAACCAGGGGGTTCGCGACGAGATCGCCGCGGTCGCCCGGATCCGGGAGCTGGCGGACGGGCGGGCGAAACTGCTCGCCGACCTCGACGCCGTCGAGTCGTCGGCCCGCCGCTGGCGCGCCGAATACGCCGATCCGCTGATCGCCGCCGGTGGGTACGCCCGCGCCGCGGACCCGACGTCGCTGGTCGACCGCGGCAAGACGCTCTTCGACGGGTTGCGGGTGGCGTTCGCCGCCCAGCAGGCCGACGCCGACGCGACGATCGTCGCGGACCGGCACGAACTCGCCGACGCGCGCAACCTGCGCGATCGGGTGCTGATCGCGGTCGTCGTCGTGGTGCTGCTGACCGGTCTCGCGTTGATCGTGCTCATCCGGCGGCTGGTCGCGCGCCCGCTGGACGAGCTGACCGCGTCGTCACTGCGGGTCGCGGGCGGTGAGTTCGAGCATCGCATCGGCCCGCGCGGGCCCGCGGATCTGCGGACGGTCGCCGAGGCGGTGGAACAGATGCGGGTCCGGATCGTCACGGAGTTGTCGTCCTCGCGCGAACAGGAGAAGCTGCTCGCCCGCCAGGCCGAAGATCTGGACCGGCAGACGGTGCAGCTGCGCCGGTCCAATGCCGAGCTGGAGCAGTTCGCCTATGTCGCC
Encoded here:
- a CDS encoding DUF1707 domain-containing protein; amino-acid sequence: MGNENVRASDADREKIVERLRSAMNEGRLNLAEFDDRVQQVYAARTYGELSPILSDLPAVREQVRPPRTGPVPPWVLIMWTPWVFVNALCLLIWVATGGGYFWPFWVAVPWGLALCIPTAIGVITGRPPEKGARRHHGDREH
- a CDS encoding electron transfer flavoprotein subunit alpha/FixB family protein, whose amino-acid sequence is MAEVLVLVEHAEGAPKKVTTELLTAARSLGTPAAVVLGAPGSADKIADALAAAGAEKIYVAESDDVDGFLVTPKVDVLAGLVEAAAPAAVLVAASAEGKEVSGRLAARIGSGLLVDVIDVKADGSATHSIFGGAFTVDAKATGDVPVISVRPGAVEAAPQAAAGEKVTVEVPAQEEGVTKVTSREPVVGGDRPELTEATIVVSGGRGVGSEDNFHKVIEPLADALGAAVGASRAAVDSGYYPGQFQVGQTGKTVSPQLYVALGISGAIQHRAGMQTSKTIVAVNKDEEAPIFEISDYGIVGDLFNVAPQLTEAVKAHKG
- a CDS encoding electron transfer flavoprotein subunit beta/FixA family protein — translated: MPNIVVLIKQVPDTWSERKLTDGDYTLDREAADAILDEINERAVEEALLIKEAQGGEVTVLAMGPERATEAIRKALSMGADKAIHVKDDAIKGSDAVQTAWVLAGALGQIEGIELVIAGNEATDGRAGAVPAIIAEYLGIPQLTHLRKLTVDGEKISGERETDEGVFKLEANLPAIVSVTEKINEPRFPSFKGIMAAKKKEVQTFTLADLGIDPSTVGVANAGTAVTGVTPKPPRTAGEKTVDEGEGGNQVAQYLVGQKII
- a CDS encoding class I SAM-dependent methyltransferase, whose amino-acid sequence is MSEAVASPVSGESAQVEPLPLTGERTVPGIAEENYWFRRHEIVYARLLGRCTGATVLEAGSGEGYGANMIAGVAAEVIGLDYDSGAVEHVRAAYPRVRMIQGNLAELPLDDASVDVVVNFQVIEHLWDQGQFLRECLRVLRPGGELLISTPNRITFSPGRDTPLNPFHTRELDAAELSELLVASGFRVDLMAGVHHGPELVALDERWGGSFIDAQIERALAGEPWPAELTAAVAGVRTDDFDVRPVPPARGEEVARAWDTDIDASLDLVAIAVKP
- a CDS encoding 1,4-alpha-glucan branching protein domain-containing protein, whose protein sequence is MTDSRAVPGQFTLVLHSHLPWLVHHGRWPVGEEWLYQSWAASYLPVAKVLRTLAAEGRSHLLSFGITPVLAEQLDDPHALAAMHHWLGNWQMRADEASMAGKRELGAYEHALAAEALADFEQRWRHGGSPVWRELIDAGAIELLGGPLAHPFQPLLDSRLRGFQLREGLADARHRWGHTPAGIWAPECGFTPGMEQGYADAGVTHFMVDGPALRGNTTLGRPVWDSDVVAFGRDLQVSYRVWSPKSGYPGQSHYRDFHHYDHDTGLKPARVTGKTVAGPDKAPYDPAAAATAIERDVADFVETVRQRLIGESERIGRPALVVAAFDTELFGHWWHEGPQWLEQVLRALPEAGVTVGTLADARANGFVGEPVELADSSWGSGKDWRVWAGDQVQDLVELNAEVVRTALDTLDKMAAHSDGLRDPIADQLVREAILTVSSDWAFMVSKDSAAGYARDRAHEHAHAVRELAGAVTSGQLAKARELAAGWYAADGFFPALDARRLDARGTDLPGLGHRAAGATEGPA
- a CDS encoding glycosyltransferase family 4 protein — translated: MKILMVSWEYPPVVVGGLGRHVHHLAVELAAAGHEVVVLARRPMGTDATTHPTHTFIEDRVLVVAVAEDPPAFDFGEDMLAWTLAMGHAMVRAGIALSKPGIADGWTPDVVHAHDWLVAHSAIALAEHYDVPLVSTIHATEAGRHSGWVSGRVNRQVHSVEWWLARESDALITCSASMQDEVDSLYGPGLVPVTVIRNGIDVGAWTFRDRAPRSGPPRLLYVGRLEYEKGIQDAIAALPRIRRAHPGTTLTIAGVGTQFEWLRERARVHRVARAVNFAGRLDHTELLGWLHGADAIVLPSRYEPFGIVALEAAAAGTPLVTSTAGGLGELVVDGVTGASFEPADVTGLVEAVTAVLDDPVAAQQRAYAAHARLTADFAWDVVAAETIQVYQAAKRRVRNPLGRPVITERPLPERDPNNPL
- a CDS encoding GNAT family N-acetyltransferase; the encoded protein is MTPSSVLTATRTTGPGAARPQYSLVVSSDLDHRRAAQRLRYRVFADEPGFDIPDNAEGLDADLFDDHCDHLLVRDDLTDRFVGCYRMLPPDKVRAAGGYYTATEFDLSAMDPEGQRIVEMGRACVVPDHRNGSVLTLMWAGILHYIQLTGYDWVMGCVSVPMRDTPADPPGMNVAAVRNMLLSKHAGDPQRRVRPYRPVLVDGRPLDEVDAPARPKLPPLLRGYLRLGAEICGEPAHDPDFGVADFVALLGLETINTRYLERLQSAAGAMDAGAAQAADRGGA
- a CDS encoding lysophospholipid acyltransferase family protein, whose product is MPVHSELSGSAAVSIVDNSVETTAPSREPAASVPRGAQSPVEPAAAARGGLSCPPAAPVHAWMPVSPCEPRCVAGPHAAGPLRTSVRVAGVVGLLAAFPVINLMTPRSRRSGLHRRCARALLRCCGIELRIVDRRTTAAATAPVVRDAVVDPGMLVVAGHVGWTDVLALAAVSPMGFVARADLVSWPLLGRLARSMRVIPIERERLRQLPEVIAAMSARLAAGERVGVFPEGTTWCGRAHGRLRPALFQAAVDTATPVQPIRLRYLDRDGEISTIPGFVGVDTFLDSARRVLRSRGVVAELVLLPAETPGADRHDLARRCDQAVRGRTEVHIDAHATAVGTGPTREIVLAEPESAHSA
- a CDS encoding PAS and ANTAR domain-containing protein — protein: MSTEPRPAAAELDLVTTVLGAEPCGGVGWFRFWFADQRWEWSEEVARMYGYPADTEPSTDLLLSHKHPDDRERMADSIATALETGDPICGQHRIVDSDGQSRDIIVVGDHLADDAGTIIGTCGFFVDITETIAGERNEAISEVLPDLIEARAVIEQAKGALVLAYGISPDQAFRVLSWRSQETNTKLRDLAVQFVDEFRRLKGQHTATRSRVDHIVLTAHRLVPRD